A genome region from Defluviimonas aquaemixtae includes the following:
- a CDS encoding ferredoxin reductase family protein — protein MKPAWLIVAYLAAVALPLIVSWLVGGPPRPFREELASGLGILAFTMILMEFVLSGRFKSISNGVGMDVTMRFHQMMARTALAFALLHPFLYRGAPSGGQRPWDPTRQLTITTDFSDLSTGIAAFLILPTLVLLAIGRTQLDVKYETWRLMHGIGALLVAALLLHHTIYAGRYGSLPVMTWLWGAMTGMAIGSLLYVYLLVPLRDKARGWRVTSVNRLTPKQWELTVTPDGHSGLEFKAGQFVWLNVGHSAFSLKENPFSISSAPSAGPEVSFIIKELGDFTRTVGQIEPGSVAYLDGPYGSLSIEGRDEPGVALIAGGVGIAPLISILRQMRLTDDPRKVKIIYGNRLEDQIACRDELDAEDVTYVLTEPPQGWQGARGFIDAALMDRVFSPTEFKEWIFVMCGPAIMMNIVEDHLIARGTPSSHILSERFDYD, from the coding sequence ATGAAACCAGCCTGGTTGATTGTCGCCTACCTCGCCGCTGTAGCGCTTCCACTGATCGTTTCCTGGCTTGTCGGCGGGCCGCCACGACCCTTCCGCGAAGAGCTCGCCTCCGGTCTCGGCATTCTGGCCTTCACCATGATCCTCATGGAGTTCGTCCTGTCCGGCCGCTTCAAGAGCATATCGAATGGCGTCGGCATGGACGTGACCATGCGGTTTCATCAGATGATGGCGCGCACGGCACTGGCTTTTGCATTGTTGCACCCGTTTCTCTATCGAGGCGCGCCATCGGGGGGTCAGCGTCCCTGGGACCCCACTCGGCAGCTGACGATTACCACTGATTTTTCAGACCTTTCCACCGGAATTGCGGCCTTCCTCATCCTGCCGACTCTTGTTCTTTTGGCGATCGGGCGCACTCAGCTGGACGTCAAATACGAAACTTGGCGCCTGATGCATGGAATCGGGGCGCTTCTGGTCGCGGCACTTCTGCTGCATCACACCATTTATGCCGGACGCTACGGATCGCTGCCCGTGATGACCTGGCTTTGGGGGGCGATGACCGGCATGGCGATCGGGTCGCTTCTCTACGTCTACCTGCTGGTGCCGCTTCGGGACAAAGCACGAGGGTGGCGCGTTACCTCGGTCAATCGCCTCACGCCGAAGCAATGGGAGCTGACCGTCACGCCTGACGGTCATTCCGGCCTTGAGTTCAAAGCTGGGCAATTTGTCTGGCTGAATGTCGGGCACAGCGCGTTTTCGCTGAAGGAGAACCCGTTTTCGATCAGTTCGGCGCCATCGGCCGGGCCGGAAGTTTCGTTTATCATAAAGGAGCTTGGGGATTTCACCCGCACGGTCGGGCAGATTGAGCCGGGCTCGGTCGCCTATCTCGACGGGCCGTATGGCAGTCTCTCGATCGAGGGCCGCGACGAGCCGGGCGTCGCCTTGATTGCCGGGGGCGTGGGCATCGCGCCTCTGATCAGCATTCTCAGGCAGATGCGCCTGACCGACGATCCGCGCAAGGTCAAGATCATCTATGGAAATCGGTTGGAGGATCAGATCGCCTGTCGCGACGAACTGGATGCCGAGGACGTGACCTATGTGCTCACGGAACCGCCCCAAGGCTGGCAGGGCGCGAGGGGCTTCATAGATGCGGCGCTGATGGATCGTGTATTCTCGCCGACGGAATTCAAGGAATGGATCTTTGTCATGTGCGGACCGGCCATCATGATGAACATAGTCGAAGACCATCTGATCGCGCGCGGCACGCCGTCGTCCCACATCCTGTCAGAGCGGTTCGACTATGACTGA
- a CDS encoding heavy metal translocating P-type ATPase — MTGGLILLAADRDGGARIVWFAGVVPTIAALVWEIVQSLRRGEVGVDIVAALSMTAALVFGEELAAAVVAVMYAGGTFLESFAEFRARREMHALLSRVPRSATRHRDGALEEVPLDAVAPGDRLLIRQGDAVPVDGEVAGGSALLDTSALTGEPLPVRFGSGGAVMSGATNVGEAFDLLASRAAAESTYAGIVRLVEEAQRSKAPMSRMADRWSLGFLAVTLALAAMAWWASGDPVRAVAVLVVATPCPLILAVPVALVGGMSCASRFGVLIKGARVLENLARTRTVILDKTGTLTIGHPAIVEIRPADGLSEEELLALAAALDQASKHPVAQAIVAEAVARQLKLPVPSGVTEFPGQGVAGNVAGRAVKVGGLDFAGDGNAAPILDGRPGSVLVALEVDGVFAGHMVMADNLRAETGTLFAAMRHLGVERILLATGDRTDVAETIAYGLGLEAVHAELTPDQKVLLVLTERKNGPVMMVGDGVNDAPALAAADVGVAMGARGAAASAEAADVVLLVDRLDAVLGALEIAQNARDIAWQSVAAGIGLSVAGMIAAALGYISPVQGALLQEAIDVAVVLNALRSLRIRPRHV, encoded by the coding sequence TTGACGGGCGGGCTGATCCTGCTCGCCGCCGACCGGGACGGCGGCGCCAGGATCGTCTGGTTCGCCGGCGTCGTCCCCACTATCGCCGCCCTGGTTTGGGAAATCGTACAAAGCCTGCGGCGGGGCGAGGTTGGGGTCGACATCGTCGCCGCGCTGTCGATGACCGCCGCGCTCGTCTTCGGCGAAGAACTCGCGGCCGCCGTGGTGGCCGTCATGTATGCCGGTGGGACGTTTCTCGAAAGCTTCGCGGAATTTCGCGCCCGCCGCGAGATGCACGCTCTTCTGTCGCGGGTCCCGCGCAGCGCGACCCGGCACCGCGACGGAGCGCTCGAGGAGGTGCCGCTCGACGCCGTGGCGCCGGGTGACCGGCTCTTGATCCGACAGGGCGATGCCGTCCCGGTCGACGGCGAAGTAGCCGGGGGCAGCGCACTTCTCGACACCTCGGCGCTGACCGGAGAGCCCCTGCCCGTGCGCTTCGGCTCCGGCGGCGCGGTGATGAGCGGCGCGACAAATGTCGGCGAGGCCTTCGATCTCTTGGCCTCGCGCGCCGCCGCCGAAAGCACCTATGCCGGCATCGTGCGCCTCGTTGAGGAGGCCCAGCGGTCGAAAGCACCGATGTCGCGCATGGCGGACCGGTGGTCGCTCGGGTTTCTGGCGGTAACGCTGGCTCTTGCGGCGATGGCGTGGTGGGCGTCCGGCGATCCTGTCCGGGCCGTGGCCGTTCTCGTGGTAGCGACGCCCTGCCCGCTGATCCTGGCGGTGCCGGTTGCGCTCGTCGGGGGAATGTCGTGTGCCTCGCGGTTCGGCGTGCTGATCAAGGGGGCCCGGGTCTTGGAGAACCTGGCCCGGACCCGCACGGTAATTCTCGACAAGACGGGGACGCTGACGATCGGCCATCCCGCAATCGTCGAGATCCGCCCGGCGGACGGTCTGTCCGAGGAAGAGCTGCTGGCCCTCGCCGCGGCGCTCGATCAGGCCTCCAAGCATCCCGTGGCGCAGGCCATCGTCGCCGAGGCGGTCGCGCGCCAGCTCAAGCTGCCGGTGCCGAGCGGCGTAACCGAGTTTCCGGGCCAGGGGGTCGCGGGCAACGTCGCGGGCCGGGCGGTCAAGGTCGGCGGGCTGGACTTCGCCGGAGACGGCAATGCGGCGCCGATCCTCGACGGGCGGCCAGGGTCGGTGTTGGTCGCACTCGAGGTGGACGGAGTCTTCGCGGGACACATGGTCATGGCGGATAACCTGCGCGCCGAGACTGGGACGCTCTTCGCCGCCATGCGGCACCTTGGCGTCGAGCGCATCCTTCTCGCGACCGGCGACCGCACGGATGTGGCCGAGACAATCGCCTACGGCCTTGGCCTCGAAGCCGTTCATGCCGAACTCACGCCGGACCAGAAGGTTCTGCTGGTTCTGACCGAACGCAAGAACGGACCGGTGATGATGGTCGGCGACGGGGTGAACGACGCGCCCGCGCTCGCCGCCGCGGACGTGGGCGTGGCGATGGGCGCGCGGGGCGCCGCCGCCTCGGCCGAGGCGGCTGATGTCGTCCTCCTCGTCGACCGCCTGGACGCGGTTCTCGGGGCGCTCGAAATTGCGCAAAATGCGCGCGACATCGCCTGGCAGAGCGTCGCGGCGGGGATCGGCCTGTCGGTGGCGGGGATGATCGCCGCCGCGTTGGGCTATATCTCGCCCGTGCAGGGCGCGCTCCTGCAAGAAGCTATCGATGTCGCGGTCGTGCTCAACGCGCTCAGATCGCTGCGTATCCGTCCGCGCCATGTCTGA
- the ettA gene encoding energy-dependent translational throttle protein EttA translates to MASYQYVYHMDGVSKAYAGGKKLFENIRLNFLPGVKIGVVGVNGAGKSTLLRIMAGLDKDFSGEAWAAKGATVGYLPQEPELDPALSVRGNVMEGVKAKQGKLDRYNELAMNYSDETAEEMAKLQDEIDAENLWDLDSQIDVAMEALRCPPDEAQVDTLSGGERRRVALCKLLLEAPDMLLLDEPTNHLDAETIAWLQKHLIEYGGTILIVTHDRYFLDDITGWILELDRGRGIPYEGNYSAWLEQKAKRLAHEAREDKSRQKVLERELEWIRAGAKARQAKQKARINAYEEMAAKSEREKLTRAQIIIPNGPRLGGKVIEVEGLKKHMGDKLLIEDLSFALPPGGIVGVIGPNGAGKTTLFRMLTGQEKPDTGTITYGDTVSLAYVDQSRDALDSGKTVWEEISGGAEQIELGDVTMNSRAYCSAFNFKGGDQQKKVGLLSGGERNRVHMAKLLRSGGNVLLLDEPTNDLDVETLQALEAALDDFAGCAVIISHDRFFLDRLCTHILAFEGEAKIEWFEGNFEAYEEDKIRRLGPDSVEPKRVKYKKFTR, encoded by the coding sequence ATGGCATCCTATCAATACGTCTATCACATGGACGGCGTCTCAAAGGCCTATGCCGGCGGCAAGAAGCTCTTCGAGAACATCCGCCTGAACTTCCTCCCCGGCGTCAAGATCGGCGTCGTCGGCGTCAACGGCGCCGGCAAGTCCACGCTTCTCCGGATCATGGCCGGCCTCGACAAGGACTTCTCGGGCGAGGCCTGGGCCGCCAAGGGCGCGACCGTCGGCTACCTCCCGCAGGAGCCCGAGCTCGACCCCGCGCTCTCCGTCCGCGGCAACGTCATGGAGGGCGTCAAGGCCAAGCAGGGCAAGCTCGACCGCTACAACGAACTGGCCATGAACTATTCCGACGAGACGGCGGAAGAGATGGCCAAGCTCCAGGACGAGATCGATGCCGAGAACCTCTGGGACCTCGATTCGCAGATCGACGTCGCGATGGAGGCGCTGCGCTGCCCGCCCGACGAGGCCCAGGTCGACACCCTCTCGGGCGGCGAACGCCGCCGCGTGGCACTCTGCAAGCTCCTCCTCGAAGCCCCCGACATGCTCCTGCTCGACGAGCCGACCAACCACCTCGACGCCGAGACCATCGCATGGCTCCAGAAGCACCTCATCGAATACGGCGGCACGATCCTCATCGTCACCCACGACCGCTACTTCCTCGACGACATCACCGGCTGGATCCTCGAACTGGACCGCGGCCGCGGCATCCCCTACGAGGGCAACTATTCTGCCTGGCTCGAACAGAAGGCCAAGCGGCTCGCGCACGAGGCGCGCGAGGACAAGTCCCGCCAGAAGGTGCTCGAACGCGAACTTGAATGGATCCGCGCCGGCGCCAAGGCCCGGCAGGCCAAGCAGAAGGCCCGGATCAACGCCTACGAGGAGATGGCGGCGAAATCCGAACGCGAAAAACTCACCCGCGCCCAGATCATCATCCCGAACGGCCCCCGTTTGGGCGGCAAGGTGATCGAGGTCGAGGGCTTGAAGAAGCACATGGGCGACAAGCTCCTGATCGAGGACCTCTCCTTCGCGCTGCCGCCCGGCGGCATCGTCGGCGTCATCGGCCCGAACGGCGCCGGCAAGACCACGCTCTTTAGGATGCTCACGGGCCAGGAAAAGCCCGATACCGGCACAATCACCTATGGCGACACCGTCAGCCTCGCCTATGTCGACCAGTCCCGCGACGCGCTCGACAGCGGCAAGACCGTGTGGGAGGAAATCTCCGGCGGCGCCGAGCAGATCGAGCTTGGCGACGTCACCATGAACTCCCGCGCCTATTGCTCGGCCTTCAACTTCAAGGGCGGCGACCAGCAAAAGAAGGTGGGGCTATTGTCCGGCGGCGAACGCAACCGCGTCCACATGGCCAAGCTCCTGCGCTCCGGCGGCAACGTCCTCCTCCTCGACGAACCCACGAACGACCTCGACGTCGAGACCCTTCAGGCCCTCGAAGCCGCCCTCGACGACTTCGCCGGCTGCGCCGTCATCATCTCCCACGACCGCTTCTTTTTGGACCGCCTCTGCACCCATATCCTCGCCTTCGAGGGCGAGGCCAAGATCGAATGGTTCGAAGGCAACTTCGAGGCCTACGAGGAGGACAAGATCAGAAGGCTGGGGCCGGATTCGGTGGAGCCGAAGCGGGTGAAGTATAAGAAGTTTACGAGGTGA